One Pyrofollis japonicus DNA window includes the following coding sequences:
- the mgtE gene encoding magnesium transporter, which produces MARVVVLVRARDRPGLLSDVAARLRDLGANIILNLGYAVEGEAVLLFIVDIPMEAEDLEDKLWEKLSDLEDVDVSVAKLGAGAGELLAEFLEERPGLVQALEDHLAPADILDAVLRLPEEKRRQIYRFLKLETLAHLLREADENILEEILESIPLSRLAEAISRLEPDEAVDVLQKLPEDKKKQILVMLPDELRKEAVKLLQYPPESAGGIMTTSIPVLRARDTVQDALQALRQGHYDVRDIIVVVDDEGRLVGIVPVDELLRAKPTEPLVKLARRPRITIEPEADREEAARLMLRYDVNRLPVVDRFGRFLGAITVEDVADVLAEEAAEDLALLGGLEKPRERYLAASVKDLFKIRLPWLLLIYVIESVTASVIKSYEDLISRVAVIAAFIPLIMDTGGNVGSQATSMIIRALALGELSERSIHDVIYVFLKELATAATIGAVFGSIGFGFAYVLGGNARVAFAVALTLFIVIVFADIVGAILPILARRLGIDPATLSAPLITTIVDVSVVFIYLTLAAKLVLGT; this is translated from the coding sequence ATGGCGAGAGTAGTTGTACTGGTAAGGGCTAGGGATCGGCCAGGACTCTTATCCGATGTCGCTGCCAGGCTGCGAGACCTCGGCGCCAACATTATTCTCAACCTAGGCTACGCTGTTGAGGGCGAAGCCGTTCTACTCTTCATAGTAGATATCCCTATGGAGGCCGAGGACCTAGAGGACAAGCTCTGGGAGAAACTAAGCGACCTAGAGGACGTAGACGTCAGTGTTGCCAAGCTGGGAGCAGGTGCAGGCGAGCTATTGGCAGAGTTCCTCGAGGAGAGACCCGGACTCGTACAAGCTCTCGAGGACCACTTGGCTCCTGCCGATATCCTTGACGCCGTGCTTAGGCTCCCAGAGGAGAAGAGGAGGCAAATCTACCGCTTCCTCAAATTGGAGACCCTTGCCCACCTCCTGCGCGAAGCTGATGAGAACATCCTGGAGGAGATACTTGAGTCCATTCCCCTTAGCCGCCTCGCCGAGGCCATCTCAAGGCTGGAGCCCGACGAAGCTGTTGACGTTTTGCAGAAGCTCCCAGAGGATAAGAAGAAGCAAATACTCGTAATGCTTCCAGACGAGCTGAGAAAGGAGGCCGTTAAGCTGCTCCAGTACCCGCCGGAGAGCGCTGGCGGCATAATGACTACAAGCATCCCGGTGCTCCGGGCCAGGGACACTGTGCAGGATGCTCTCCAGGCACTACGACAGGGGCATTACGATGTACGCGACATAATAGTCGTAGTAGATGATGAGGGGAGGCTAGTCGGCATAGTTCCTGTAGATGAGCTGCTTCGAGCAAAGCCTACTGAGCCTCTCGTTAAGCTCGCGCGCAGGCCGCGGATAACCATAGAGCCCGAGGCGGATAGAGAGGAGGCTGCAAGACTCATGCTCCGCTACGACGTGAACAGGCTTCCCGTTGTTGACCGCTTCGGCCGCTTCCTTGGAGCAATCACCGTGGAGGACGTTGCTGATGTGCTAGCAGAAGAGGCGGCAGAGGACTTGGCTCTCCTGGGTGGTCTCGAGAAGCCGCGTGAACGGTACCTCGCTGCCAGCGTCAAGGACTTGTTCAAGATAAGGCTTCCATGGCTCCTGCTGATATACGTTATTGAGAGCGTTACTGCGAGCGTGATTAAGAGCTACGAGGACCTCATATCGAGGGTCGCGGTGATCGCTGCCTTTATCCCGCTCATAATGGATACCGGTGGAAACGTTGGAAGCCAAGCAACATCCATGATTATACGTGCGCTCGCCCTCGGAGAACTCTCGGAGAGAAGCATACACGACGTCATCTATGTCTTCCTCAAGGAGCTTGCAACCGCGGCGACTATCGGGGCGGTATTTGGCTCTATAGGGTTCGGGTTCGCATATGTCCTTGGCGGGAACGCTCGGGTGGCATTCGCGGTAGCGTTGACACTCTTCATAGTGATAGTGTTCGCGGATATCGTTGGAGCAATACTCCCAATACTGGCGAGGAGACTAGGCATAGACCCTGCAACTCTCTCAGCACCACTAATAACGACTATCGTTGATGTAAGTGTGGTCTTCATTTACTTGACTCTAGCCGCGAAACTAGTACTCGGGACGTAG
- a CDS encoding NUDIX hydrolase, with protein MIRQAITCSDIDGLRRCLSQRPSTDSFDAAVAVIICCLAGPRIVLIERSLDPRDPWAGDMAFPGGHREPSDKSPLDTALREAAEESCIKPKELEILGYLPTASPLRVRMRVVPVVARLRGSVCPVERLRSCSSSETRRLVLTPLPATIEKRLLLHRFRGKLVEGYKTWYGDIVWGMTLRIIEDLLRTIRECGETL; from the coding sequence GTGATCCGCCAGGCAATCACTTGCAGCGATATAGACGGTCTGCGCCGCTGTCTAAGCCAACGCCCTAGCACAGATAGCTTTGACGCCGCGGTAGCCGTCATTATCTGCTGCCTAGCCGGGCCACGCATAGTCCTAATCGAGAGAAGCCTCGATCCTCGAGACCCCTGGGCCGGAGACATGGCGTTCCCGGGTGGGCACCGAGAGCCCAGCGACAAGTCTCCCCTTGACACAGCTCTGCGGGAAGCAGCCGAAGAATCATGTATCAAGCCCAAGGAGCTGGAGATCCTGGGCTATCTCCCCACAGCATCACCTCTCCGTGTAAGGATGAGGGTAGTCCCGGTTGTTGCTCGGCTACGTGGCTCGGTGTGCCCAGTTGAAAGGCTCCGGAGTTGCTCATCGAGCGAAACGAGGAGGCTGGTCTTAACACCTCTACCAGCAACTATAGAGAAGCGGCTACTGCTTCACCGCTTCCGCGGAAAGCTCGTGGAGGGTTACAAGACCTGGTACGGCGACATAGTGTGGGGCATGACATTGAGGATAATTGAGGACCTTTTAAGAACTATAAGAGAGTGCGGAGAGACACTCTAG
- a CDS encoding ArsA family ATPase, with protein sequence MKSKVALLSSFVEPGVERPHIIVVMGKGGVGKTTVSIRLAYELSRKGFKVLLASLDPAKHLLEYLELPKPLVEKEVAPNLFAVQYEVDRYARKLSEEYMVLLRRLIPALTALSADDVLKAIRDSPGFEEEVFLRILSELYERRDMDFIVVDTPPTGIALRVVMLPRVHLFWVARLRELRERIVSIRYAIANALGRREEIHDPVLDKLYEMEERYKALWDSVRRPERTSFVIVATPEPLPIYEAKMVVERIKEMGSRVKLLVVNRVMAEKAAILGTDGIEKTQIAEAKKICCMTRPPALLALISHVEKPPSRLEDVAELDKAITVMKPEC encoded by the coding sequence GTGAAGAGCAAGGTGGCGCTGCTCTCTAGCTTCGTGGAACCCGGGGTAGAGAGGCCCCACATCATAGTCGTCATGGGCAAGGGCGGTGTCGGTAAAACGACTGTCAGCATTAGGCTGGCTTACGAGCTTTCCCGTAAAGGCTTCAAAGTTCTGCTCGCAAGCCTTGACCCGGCGAAGCACCTGCTCGAGTATCTTGAGCTCCCCAAGCCACTTGTAGAGAAAGAGGTTGCCCCGAACCTGTTTGCGGTACAATACGAAGTTGACCGTTATGCTAGGAAGCTCTCAGAGGAGTACATGGTGCTGCTGAGGCGCCTTATACCGGCGCTCACCGCGCTGTCCGCTGATGATGTGCTCAAGGCTATACGCGACTCCCCGGGCTTCGAGGAGGAGGTCTTCCTGCGCATACTCAGCGAGCTATACGAGAGACGCGACATGGACTTCATCGTTGTCGATACTCCTCCGACCGGCATAGCTCTCCGCGTCGTCATGCTTCCACGCGTCCACTTGTTCTGGGTGGCGAGGCTCAGAGAGCTACGCGAGAGAATAGTCTCCATACGCTACGCTATAGCTAATGCCCTTGGCCGCCGAGAGGAGATACATGACCCTGTTCTGGACAAGCTCTACGAGATGGAGGAGAGGTACAAAGCACTATGGGATAGCGTGAGAAGGCCGGAGCGCACAAGCTTCGTTATTGTCGCGACCCCAGAGCCCCTCCCGATCTATGAAGCGAAAATGGTTGTTGAGCGAATAAAGGAGATGGGCTCAAGGGTAAAGCTACTAGTAGTAAACAGAGTCATGGCCGAGAAGGCCGCCATACTCGGCACCGACGGTATTGAGAAGACCCAGATAGCCGAGGCCAAGAAAATCTGCTGCATGACTAGGCCTCCAGCCCTGCTAGCCCTAATATCCCATGTCGAGAAGCCTCCTAGCAGGCTAGAAGACGTAGCAGAGCTGGATAAGGCTATAACAGTAATGAAACCCGAGTGCTGA
- a CDS encoding carbon starvation CstA family protein: MGAPAGAIVLTVLVAYILAYIYYGKKILQEKVVKADPNRPTPAYTKYDGIDYVPTNKYVLYGHHFASIAGAGPIVGPAIAMAYGWFLPIIWVLFGNVFIGAVHDYLSLMASVRHGGLSIMSVSENVMGRKARYVFLLYVYAALILVLAAFISVAAKLMASIPSVATLALLYMPIAIGVGLLLYRTGLTPAQSSIIGVVMLFIAIAYAMKYPFLTPTTKIAGFTIDPYHMWIILLALYSFLASVLPVWYLLQPRDYLNAYVLWSFVLLGVVGGLIVIAKPLSGPAYTSFAPKIFAGEPTPFWPAIPLIIACGALSGFHSVVASGTTSKQLANELDALFVGYGGMLTEGAVSSFAVILPIALAWKQPDFPQLLKAMGVGQETINAYISKNILVLDKVHRFTYGYGYMLGKAFGSVTTVGSTMAKFAAMALASFILTTLDTATRLGRFAWQEMFDWLEEKSRTAYVAIANRYVASALAVIMGVVLAYPNVVIGGKPAPAYNVIWPAFAGTNQLLAALALLTAALWAYAVLQVRGSINWLIQVPAWFLWITVTTGLAWWTVKVMPKLPTIQKYGAGSLVVISLIIDFLLIYLYVQGLSKAKIAKTAPARR; this comes from the coding sequence ATGGGCGCGCCCGCTGGAGCAATAGTTCTAACCGTTCTCGTGGCCTATATCCTAGCCTACATATACTACGGTAAGAAGATTCTTCAAGAGAAGGTTGTAAAGGCTGATCCCAATAGGCCTACACCAGCCTATACCAAGTATGATGGCATAGACTACGTGCCGACAAACAAGTACGTGCTCTATGGCCACCACTTCGCCAGCATCGCTGGTGCAGGCCCCATCGTAGGCCCAGCCATCGCGATGGCCTATGGATGGTTCTTGCCAATCATATGGGTACTCTTCGGCAACGTATTCATAGGAGCAGTCCACGACTACCTTTCCCTAATGGCTAGTGTGCGGCACGGCGGCCTCTCAATAATGAGCGTCTCCGAGAACGTCATGGGCCGTAAGGCGCGATACGTGTTCCTACTATACGTCTACGCAGCGCTAATCCTAGTGCTCGCGGCATTTATCAGCGTCGCCGCGAAGCTAATGGCGTCAATACCTTCAGTTGCCACACTCGCACTCCTCTACATGCCAATAGCTATAGGCGTTGGCCTGCTCCTATACCGTACCGGCTTAACGCCAGCACAGAGCTCAATAATAGGCGTAGTAATGCTGTTCATCGCCATAGCGTATGCGATGAAATATCCATTCCTCACGCCAACAACCAAGATAGCCGGGTTCACCATAGACCCCTACCACATGTGGATAATCCTCCTAGCACTGTACTCGTTCCTTGCAAGCGTGCTACCAGTATGGTATCTGCTACAGCCACGCGACTACCTAAACGCCTACGTGCTGTGGTCATTCGTCCTGCTAGGCGTAGTCGGAGGACTCATAGTCATAGCTAAGCCTCTCAGCGGCCCAGCCTACACCTCTTTCGCACCAAAGATATTCGCTGGAGAACCAACACCCTTCTGGCCAGCAATACCATTGATAATTGCCTGTGGCGCGCTGAGCGGCTTCCACAGCGTAGTAGCGAGCGGCACCACTAGCAAGCAGCTAGCAAACGAGCTAGACGCCCTATTCGTCGGCTACGGCGGCATGTTGACAGAGGGAGCTGTCTCCAGCTTCGCAGTAATACTGCCAATAGCCCTTGCGTGGAAGCAGCCAGACTTCCCGCAACTACTAAAAGCCATGGGCGTAGGCCAGGAGACAATCAACGCATACATTAGCAAGAACATACTTGTTCTAGACAAGGTGCACAGGTTCACCTATGGCTACGGCTACATGCTGGGCAAGGCATTCGGCAGTGTAACAACAGTTGGCTCAACCATGGCGAAGTTCGCCGCAATGGCCCTGGCATCGTTCATCCTTACAACGCTAGACACTGCTACGCGTCTAGGAAGATTTGCCTGGCAGGAGATGTTCGACTGGCTGGAAGAGAAGAGCCGCACAGCATACGTAGCCATAGCCAACCGCTACGTTGCCAGCGCTCTCGCAGTAATCATGGGCGTGGTGCTAGCATACCCCAACGTAGTCATAGGCGGCAAGCCTGCGCCAGCGTACAACGTGATATGGCCAGCCTTTGCTGGTACAAACCAGCTGCTCGCCGCCCTAGCCTTGCTGACTGCCGCGCTATGGGCATACGCAGTACTACAGGTCAGGGGCTCGATTAACTGGCTAATACAGGTCCCGGCATGGTTCCTATGGATAACGGTAACAACCGGACTAGCGTGGTGGACTGTAAAGGTGATGCCAAAGCTACCGACAATACAGAAGTACGGTGCGGGAAGCCTAGTAGTAATATCGCTGATCATAGACTTCTTGCTAATCTACCTATACGTGCAGGGACTCAGCAAGGCAAAGATAGCCAAGACTGCGCCTGCGAGAAGGTAG
- a CDS encoding aspartate aminotransferase family protein — protein sequence MSHEEALEELRKRLEEKYVEFTPGSRRLYERARKVLPGGVTYQIRWLSPYPVFVERGEAQHIWDVDGNRYIDYWMGHGALILGHRHEVVRKVLENAPELGTHLGFENPYAIEYAELLARIVPGVEQVRFTNSGTEANMYAVRLARAYTGRKYIIKFEGGWHGGYDPLHVGVTPPYEGPESLGLIEDCLRYTLVAKYNDLGSVEELMKKFGNDVAAIIVEPVLGAGGAIPAEREFLKGLREIADHYGSLLIFDEVITGLRLSLGGAQEYYGVRADIVVMGKIIGGGVPGAGAFGAREEIMQLLDHLRYPNPRQRSFHGGTFTGNPLTILAGYATVKYLAEHPGVYEKMNSLWDNARRKMDSVCSRYGDVCWSTGAGSIVGIHFTRSRPRSAREAVENRWSKKVYEAFNLYARVNGILYVSEHMAHLLASIKHTWSDAEQFITVLENFLEEAKKIGGLPR from the coding sequence ATGAGCCACGAGGAGGCCCTAGAAGAGCTCCGCAAGCGCCTCGAGGAGAAGTACGTCGAGTTCACGCCAGGGTCTAGGAGGCTCTACGAGAGAGCACGCAAGGTCCTACCCGGGGGAGTCACCTACCAGATACGATGGCTCAGCCCATACCCTGTCTTCGTCGAGCGCGGAGAAGCACAGCATATCTGGGACGTTGACGGCAATCGCTACATCGACTACTGGATGGGCCACGGTGCCCTGATCCTGGGCCATCGACACGAGGTTGTCAGGAAGGTTCTCGAAAACGCGCCGGAGCTAGGCACGCACCTCGGCTTCGAGAACCCCTATGCAATCGAGTACGCGGAGCTACTAGCGAGGATAGTGCCGGGCGTAGAGCAGGTAAGGTTCACTAACAGCGGCACAGAGGCAAACATGTACGCGGTCAGGCTCGCGAGAGCCTACACGGGCAGAAAATACATTATCAAGTTCGAGGGCGGCTGGCACGGAGGCTACGACCCCCTCCACGTCGGGGTTACTCCTCCCTACGAGGGCCCAGAGAGTCTGGGACTAATAGAGGACTGTCTACGCTACACGCTTGTCGCCAAGTACAATGACCTAGGCAGTGTAGAAGAACTAATGAAGAAGTTTGGCAACGATGTTGCAGCGATAATAGTTGAGCCTGTACTCGGCGCCGGCGGCGCCATCCCAGCGGAGAGGGAGTTTCTGAAGGGGCTACGAGAAATTGCAGACCATTATGGCTCCCTCCTAATCTTCGACGAGGTGATAACTGGGCTCCGACTAAGCCTCGGAGGAGCTCAGGAATACTACGGGGTACGGGCAGACATAGTCGTCATGGGCAAGATTATTGGTGGAGGTGTGCCGGGTGCAGGAGCCTTCGGTGCTAGAGAAGAGATAATGCAGCTACTAGACCACCTTCGCTACCCGAATCCACGTCAGCGCAGCTTCCACGGGGGAACGTTCACAGGTAACCCCTTGACAATACTGGCCGGATACGCCACCGTCAAGTATCTTGCAGAACACCCCGGCGTCTACGAGAAGATGAATAGTCTCTGGGACAATGCCCGGAGAAAGATGGACAGCGTCTGCTCTCGGTACGGCGATGTCTGCTGGTCAACGGGCGCTGGCAGCATCGTCGGGATACACTTTACGAGGAGCAGGCCACGCTCGGCGAGAGAAGCAGTAGAGAATAGGTGGAGCAAGAAGGTTTACGAGGCATTTAACCTATATGCTAGGGTAAACGGGATCCTATATGTCTCGGAGCACATGGCCCACCTGCTTGCATCGATAAAGCATACTTGGAGCGACGCCGAGCAATTCATAACGGTGCTCGAAAACTTCCTCGAGGAGGCAAAGAAAATAGGAGGACTACCACGATAG
- a CDS encoding NAD(P)H-dependent amine dehydrogenase family protein, with amino-acid sequence MEQASVRRHAWVMRLGFYGFGAIARLTARLGLERGHEVVAAVDIDPRLVGRDIGEVMGLGEKLGVKISSDPSVLAQADVVIHATGSYLDKVYPQLTRVIEMRRDVVSTCETLAYPWYRYPILARKLDEKAGQYGVAVLGAGINPGFLLDTLLVVLSAPFHLVRRIHAVRSLDAAKRREPFRRKIGIGLDPAEVREKLERGELTGHVGYAESVLLVADAAGIQPERVVEAQEVVVAESATESSGVRVEAGKNLGLKGYGAAYAGGREIVRIEFHAYVGAPEYEEVVIEGKDYTVKWRSTGTPGDAGTASVLLHMAEAIPGYGPGLLTMMDLVPFRPKFLVKQG; translated from the coding sequence GTGGAACAAGCGAGCGTCCGGAGGCATGCATGGGTTATGCGTCTAGGCTTTTACGGTTTTGGCGCAATTGCGCGCCTAACCGCGAGGCTTGGCCTCGAGCGGGGCCATGAAGTAGTGGCTGCTGTTGACATTGATCCTAGGCTTGTTGGCCGCGATATCGGAGAAGTCATGGGTCTCGGCGAGAAGCTTGGCGTAAAGATAAGCAGTGACCCCTCTGTTCTCGCCCAGGCAGACGTGGTTATACATGCCACGGGCTCGTATCTGGACAAAGTATACCCCCAGCTTACCCGTGTAATCGAGATGCGGAGAGACGTGGTTTCAACTTGTGAGACCCTCGCGTACCCGTGGTATCGTTACCCGATCCTTGCACGCAAGCTGGACGAGAAGGCTGGCCAATACGGTGTAGCAGTGCTCGGAGCCGGGATAAATCCGGGATTCTTGCTTGATACGCTCCTCGTTGTGCTCTCTGCGCCCTTCCACCTAGTCAGAAGGATCCATGCTGTTAGGAGCCTGGACGCCGCTAAGAGGAGGGAGCCTTTCCGCAGGAAGATAGGTATAGGCCTAGACCCGGCCGAGGTTAGGGAGAAGCTTGAGCGCGGCGAGCTCACAGGCCACGTGGGGTACGCCGAGTCCGTTCTCCTAGTCGCGGATGCAGCGGGCATCCAGCCCGAGAGGGTGGTCGAGGCCCAAGAGGTCGTTGTCGCAGAGTCTGCTACAGAGTCTAGCGGTGTGCGCGTCGAGGCGGGTAAGAACCTCGGGCTAAAGGGCTATGGCGCAGCCTATGCTGGGGGCCGCGAGATAGTCCGCATAGAGTTCCACGCGTATGTCGGTGCACCCGAGTACGAGGAGGTGGTAATCGAGGGCAAAGACTACACGGTCAAGTGGAGGAGCACCGGAACCCCCGGCGATGCGGGCACAGCATCAGTGCTACTGCACATGGCTGAAGCCATACCTGGTTACGGTCCCGGCCTCCTTACAATGATGGATCTCGTCCCCTTTAGGCCCAAGTTCCTGGTGAAGCAGGGATGA
- a CDS encoding deoxyribonuclease IV gives MRFGPAGKPVDMKSGDYVKAVEYVAKEGLDAMEYEAVRGVRISEAKARAIGEAAKKYDVLLSMHAPYFINFASPEEQTVKKSQERLRAAVQASYWMGAYAVVFHPGYYKGNSSPEEALKRTIEGIRPVVEWMKQEGVKGVWIAPETTGKTSQVGSIEEVIAICRELEMARPAVDWAHLYARSEGKFITKIDDVIKVIEFIEKELGSWAVKPLHTHFSKIEYGRGGEREHHTLAEEEYGPDWRIVCRGYKETGIEGVIISESPILDKDALVMKKICAEEGYV, from the coding sequence ATGCGCTTCGGGCCTGCAGGCAAACCGGTTGACATGAAGAGCGGCGACTACGTAAAAGCCGTAGAGTATGTTGCCAAGGAGGGCCTCGACGCTATGGAGTATGAGGCTGTGAGAGGGGTTAGGATAAGCGAGGCCAAGGCCCGCGCCATAGGAGAAGCTGCAAAGAAGTACGACGTGCTCCTATCAATGCATGCCCCATATTTCATAAACTTCGCGTCACCAGAGGAGCAGACCGTTAAGAAGAGCCAGGAGAGACTGAGGGCAGCAGTCCAGGCGTCATACTGGATGGGGGCCTACGCGGTCGTGTTCCACCCGGGCTACTACAAGGGCAACTCGAGCCCCGAAGAGGCATTGAAGCGCACAATAGAGGGGATAAGGCCTGTCGTGGAGTGGATGAAACAGGAGGGGGTCAAGGGAGTATGGATCGCACCGGAAACAACAGGCAAGACAAGCCAGGTTGGAAGCATTGAGGAAGTGATAGCTATTTGCCGCGAGCTAGAAATGGCGCGGCCAGCAGTCGACTGGGCCCATCTCTACGCGAGAAGCGAGGGAAAGTTTATCACAAAAATAGACGACGTTATCAAAGTCATAGAGTTCATTGAGAAAGAGCTTGGAAGCTGGGCTGTAAAGCCGCTCCACACTCACTTCAGCAAGATAGAGTACGGGAGGGGAGGGGAAAGAGAACATCACACCCTTGCTGAAGAGGAGTACGGGCCGGACTGGAGAATAGTGTGCCGCGGCTACAAGGAGACCGGCATAGAAGGGGTAATTATATCCGAGAGCCCTATCCTGGACAAAGACGCACTGGTAATGAAGAAGATATGTGCCGAAGAAGGCTATGTCTAG
- a CDS encoding M48 family metalloprotease, producing the protein MSKALLAVIVAAGLAGPGLYVATVNGPVDKMWKRLRLLLFYGLGGSALLALVAGWMDLETLLVSLVTLVAAFLVAHVFLETRSRDAAVGLGDEVVRVRVLKNRGFAAFSFTGTGKIYLSESLLNVFDPAQIAAIVMHEKGHSEALRPLTPQAASTVLILSSVAILLGMINLVTLGGFIGIVEAVAMFLAEWGFWVTYSWAWESLADIYSVRRVGAAAISALANMTNEVPAKPTLKSVYRDFVAALRLRRVPGGVFLANPHPRPAYRLYVMMRVHAESKQPVLN; encoded by the coding sequence TTGAGCAAAGCACTATTAGCTGTCATCGTTGCCGCCGGGTTAGCTGGCCCAGGGCTCTACGTTGCAACCGTTAACGGCCCTGTAGACAAGATGTGGAAGAGGCTTAGGCTTCTACTCTTCTACGGGCTCGGAGGCTCCGCGCTACTCGCCCTCGTCGCCGGATGGATGGATCTCGAGACCCTCCTCGTGAGCCTCGTAACCCTTGTCGCTGCTTTCCTTGTTGCCCACGTATTCCTCGAGACAAGGAGCAGGGATGCCGCCGTAGGGCTCGGCGACGAAGTCGTCCGGGTAAGGGTTTTGAAGAATAGGGGCTTCGCAGCATTCAGCTTCACTGGGACCGGCAAGATATATTTATCGGAGTCCCTGCTCAACGTGTTTGACCCTGCCCAGATTGCTGCGATAGTGATGCACGAGAAGGGACACTCTGAAGCACTTCGCCCACTAACACCCCAGGCCGCGAGCACTGTACTGATCCTCTCGAGCGTGGCAATACTTCTAGGAATGATCAATCTAGTGACGCTAGGAGGCTTTATTGGAATAGTTGAGGCGGTAGCTATGTTCCTAGCAGAGTGGGGCTTCTGGGTGACCTATAGCTGGGCCTGGGAGAGCCTCGCAGACATCTATTCCGTGAGAAGGGTCGGAGCAGCAGCTATCTCGGCCCTCGCAAATATGACTAACGAAGTGCCTGCAAAGCCTACTCTGAAGAGCGTCTACAGAGACTTTGTCGCGGCTCTGCGTCTTCGCCGCGTACCGGGAGGCGTATTCCTCGCAAACCCTCATCCGAGGCCCGCTTACAGACTCTACGTCATGATGCGAGTACATGCAGAGAGCAAACAGCCGGTACTCAATTAG
- a CDS encoding BMP family protein yields MYVMNKTAIISAIILIIIIAGVAVYYASKGGGKTTTTSTPSVSATASPTATGATSTPQTSSPASTTAPATTTAAGERNEVCVVYDIGGRGDLSFNDMAYLGASKAAKDFGLKLKEVQSTSESDYLPNLRTLAKSKKCAVIVAVGFLMTDAVKKVADEYPDQLFAIIDGYIPDKPNVLSVLFKEHEGSAIVGALAGMVAHHYKCKAVGVVLGMEIPVLYKFEAGYYWGIRYGEKIYEQHTGEKVQPLRILYTYTGAFNDPARGKTATEAQLANGACIVYNVAGATGLGIFEAVEEAAKKQGRDMGPPFAIGVDSDQDWIKPGFIIASMMKRVDVGVYTAVKRALDYYAGKVTKYGGILELGLAEGGVGMSRLEDLETFLEIGVQAGKIKPEQKQEIYEKVKKMREQIPQWIWDEAYKLQDTLKTNKDLEVYGVKFSDIEKMIPLDSKEIAKLREIFKVG; encoded by the coding sequence ATATACGTTATGAATAAGACTGCTATTATAAGCGCAATTATCCTCATCATTATTATCGCAGGCGTGGCTGTGTACTATGCCTCAAAGGGCGGCGGCAAGACAACCACTACGAGTACACCAAGTGTGTCGGCCACCGCCTCTCCCACGGCAACCGGCGCAACTAGCACACCCCAGACCAGCAGCCCAGCCTCCACTACCGCCCCGGCCACAACTACTGCCGCAGGTGAGCGTAACGAGGTCTGTGTCGTATACGATATCGGTGGTAGAGGAGACCTAAGCTTCAACGACATGGCGTACCTGGGTGCAAGCAAGGCGGCTAAGGACTTCGGCCTCAAGCTGAAAGAGGTTCAGAGTACAAGCGAGTCAGACTATCTCCCCAATCTGAGGACGCTGGCGAAGAGCAAGAAGTGTGCAGTTATAGTCGCGGTGGGCTTCCTCATGACTGACGCCGTTAAGAAGGTTGCCGACGAGTACCCTGACCAGCTATTCGCTATAATAGACGGCTACATCCCGGACAAGCCTAACGTTCTAAGCGTGTTGTTCAAGGAGCATGAAGGCAGCGCCATAGTCGGCGCCCTGGCCGGCATGGTGGCGCATCATTACAAGTGCAAGGCTGTAGGCGTAGTGCTTGGAATGGAGATACCGGTTCTCTACAAGTTCGAGGCCGGCTACTACTGGGGCATAAGGTATGGAGAGAAGATATACGAACAACACACTGGCGAGAAGGTTCAGCCACTAAGAATACTCTACACGTATACAGGTGCCTTCAACGACCCAGCACGCGGCAAGACCGCTACTGAGGCACAGCTAGCTAACGGCGCCTGCATCGTCTACAACGTTGCTGGCGCGACCGGCCTAGGCATCTTCGAGGCAGTAGAGGAGGCTGCGAAGAAGCAGGGCAGGGACATGGGCCCGCCATTCGCGATAGGCGTTGACAGCGACCAGGACTGGATCAAGCCAGGCTTCATAATCGCGAGCATGATGAAGAGGGTTGACGTTGGTGTATATACTGCTGTGAAGAGGGCCCTAGACTACTATGCAGGCAAGGTGACAAAGTACGGCGGTATACTCGAGCTAGGCCTCGCCGAAGGCGGCGTCGGGATGAGCCGCCTAGAGGACCTAGAAACCTTCCTAGAGATCGGTGTACAGGCTGGAAAGATAAAGCCAGAGCAGAAGCAAGAGATCTACGAGAAGGTCAAGAAGATGAGAGAGCAAATACCGCAGTGGATCTGGGACGAGGCCTACAAGCTACAAGACACGCTTAAGACGAACAAGGACCTAGAGGTCTATGGCGTGAAGTTCAGCGACATAGAGAAGATGATACCGCTAGACAGCAAAGAGATAGCGAAGCTCAGAGAGATCTTCAAGGTAGGATAA